In Phlebotomus papatasi isolate M1 chromosome 1, Ppap_2.1, whole genome shotgun sequence, the following proteins share a genomic window:
- the LOC129804904 gene encoding uncharacterized protein CG3556 — MEGKLDGTFSFMLLLQLLLGVVCVASTYGNGNTTAPLISQTSTESVSTTVLHHHTTSHYDTHPPAVIGVGGIPVSSLTSVSPGTTADGQSSSIASAGTTSTASSSTTIQEFGEAQLPEQPTLPDDHQIMGSSGPNQQEAAGIAKALDWLKEKREHDYSWGNDTHMVILAKELSGGRDPTDSDNHVQMIADLEELLSVKQMEIEILTMLNHHNSLPMPVNADKLARYVLALGSLCKDPKRFHTHDLVATLLRHEPAQDQEFALVTLAACSSAAHVRKRQIRRLLDIASGGTDQSVDTVAMVLLALRCIVTDHRHRHLQHFVRRPARGLASLQGPRGSFGSLRSTALAMQALQDLEPDPAGKWSRSAASKWILERQRSDGGWTEEPLQDGQDPNVGIGLTADIILALGWKGLGAVRILQCDHVVREMNGNGENGENGESKLASPLGIPGTSIEESEVKNVSYTYTLWVGSNVTDTFSLSLVSPKNTSFFRAMTQAAELDSRFAFEAREWPNGHYVHTLAGMKEEPRGYNYWLLYRLPELPDPANPPGNQLIAPVGVDELIVEEGEHYLYWYKKL, encoded by the exons ATGGAGGGAAAATTGGACGGGACTTTTTCATTTATGCTCCTCCTGCAACTTTTGCTGGGTGTCGTGTGTGTGGCATCGACCTATGGGAATGGGAACACTACAGCACCACTTATAT CACAAACATCAACCGAATCCGTGTCGACAACTGTTCTGCACCATCACACGACATCCCACTATGACACCCATCCACCGGCTGTGATAGGTGTCGGGGGAATTCCGGTGTCCTCCCTCACGAGTGTCTCGCCTGGTACGACGGCGGATGGCCAGAGCTCCTCTATAGCATCTGCTGGTACTACTTCCACAGCATCTTCCTCCACGACAATCCAGGAGTTTGGGGAAGCACAACTTCCAGAGCAGCCAACACTACCCGATGATCATCAGATAATGGGCTCAAGTGGGCCCAATCAGCAGGAAGCAGCTGGTATTGCCAAAGCTCTGGACTGGCTCAAGGAGAAACGAGAACATGACTATAGCTGGGGCAATGACACACATATGGTCATCCTAGCTAAAGAACTGTCCGGTGGACGAGATCCTACAGACTCTGACAACCATGTTCAGATGATAGCAGATCTAGAAGAACTACTTTCGGTCAAGCAGATGGAAATTGAGATCTTAACGATGCTCAATCATCACAACTCCTTGCCAATGCCAGTTAATGCTGACAAATTGGCCAGATATGTCTTAGCACTGGGTTCTTTATGTAAGGATCCCAAAAGATTCCATACACATGACCTTGTTGCTACTTTGCTTCGCCACGAACCGGCTCAGGATCAGGAATTTGCACTGGTTACACTGGCGGCGTGTAGTTCAGCAGCTCATGTAAGGAAGAGGCAGATAAGGAGACTTCTGGACATTGCGAGCGGTGGAACAGATCAAAGTGTCG ACACTGTGGCCATGGTACTTTTGGCTCTGCGATGCATTGTCACAGACCATCGTCACCGACATTTGCAGCATTTTGTACGGCGACCAGCTCGAGGACTGGCGAGCCTTCAAGGACCACGCGGTAGTTTTGGATCCCTGAGAAGTACAGCTTTGGCCATGCAGGCTCTGCAGGACCTTGAACCCGATCCAGCCGGTAAATGGAGTCGTTCAGCTGCATCAAAGTGGATTTTGGAGCGACAGAGATCAGACGGTGGATGGACTGAGGAACCCCTCCAAGACGGACAGGACCCCAATGTAGGCATTGGACTGACGGCAGACATCATCCTGGCGTTGGGTTGGAAGGGACTGGGTGCTGTTAGGATACTCCAATGTGACCACGTAGTTAGGGAAATGAACGGGAATGGTGAGAATGGGGAGAATGGTGAATCTAAACTGGCGAGTCCACTAGGAATTCCAGGGACGTCCATTGAAGAATCTGAAG TCAAGAATGTGTCTTATACTTACACCCTATGGGTGGGATCCAATGTAACGGACACATTCTCCCTATCCCTCGTATCACCCAAAAACACCAGCTTCTTCCGGGCCATGACTCAGGCGGCTGAATTAGATTCCAGATTCGCCTTTGAAGCTCGAGAGTGGCCAAATGGACATTATGTGCACACTCTGGCGGGGATGAAGGAAGAACCAAGGGG ATACAACTACTGGCTACTTTATCGTCTTCCTGAACTTCCCGATCCCGCCAATCCACCTGGGAATCAACTCATTGCGCCAGTCGGTGTTGACGAg TTAATCGTTGAGGAGGGTGAACATTACCTCTAttggtataaaaaattataa
- the LOC129805261 gene encoding CCA tRNA nucleotidyltransferase 1, mitochondrial: MIIVSLSRNNLGILLNLSRNFSKFVPRKMDFNVKVRENPVVTKLNRQEYKAILTEDLVDLLDLFRKYKYEIRLAGGPVRDLLMKKIPTDIDLATTATPTQMKEMFTQEDVRMVNANGEKHGTITPRINNATNFEVTTLRIDVATDGRHAEVEFTTDWQLDANRRDLTINSMFMDLDNGAIYDYFYGYEDLQRRRVAFVGNPETRIQEDYLRILRYFRFYGRIATEPDNHDEETLKAIEKNIGGLERISGERIWMELKKILQGRFCSELVKVMMKCGMARYIGLPEVPNMEEFEKVCEGQKNFDKPANAATILSSLLWTPEDAIKLHERLKLSAFERDLIFYISQNRENTRNIQEILHFQKMCFQTTGKKSDLRSFIEQLLIYHNRRDLYKILAAWEIPQFPVSGIQLRDQGCPAGKSMGNVMNALREIWAQDEFKATAEDLLKHVPDILEKMKGNGSPRAVKKQKV, from the exons ATGATCATTGTCTCCCTATCCAGAAATAATCTAGGAATCCTTCTGAACTTG TCTAGAAACTTCAGCAAATTCGTTCCCCGGAAAATggattttaatgtgaaagtacGGGAAAATCCTGTGGTTACAAAGCTGAATCGTCAAGAATACAAGGCAATCCTCACGGAGGATTTGGTGGATCTGTTGGATTTATTCAGAAAATACAAATATGAGATCCGTTTGGCTGGTGGTCCTGTGAG GGATTTGCTGATGAAGAAGATCCCCACGGATATAGATCTGGCTACAACAGCTACTCCTACGCAGATGAAGGAGATGTTTACGCAGGAGGATGTTCGAATGGTCAATGCAAATGGCGAGAAGCATGGAACAATCACTCCCCGGATAAATAATGCCACAAACTTCGAGGTGACCACCCTGAGGATTGATGTTGCCACGGATGGGAGGCATGCTGAAGTGGAATTTACGACGGACTGGCAACTAGATGCCAATCGCCGAGATTTAACGATAAATTCAATGTTTATGGATTTGGACAATGGAGCGATTTACGACTACTTTTACGGGTATGAGGATCTTCAACGGAGAAGAGTTGCTTTTGTGGGGAATCCTGAGACGAGAATACAAGAGGATTATCTAAGGATTCTACGGTATTTTCGCTTTTACGGGAGAATAGCCACTGAGCCAGATAATCACGATGAAGAGACTCTGAAAGCGATTGAGAAGAACATCGGAGGACTCGAGAGGATTAGCGGGGAGAGAATCTGGATGGAGCTCAAGAAGATTCTCCAGGGGAGATTCTGCAGTGAACTCGTAAAGGTCATGATGAAATGTGGAATGGCGAGGTATATTGGATTGCCTGAAGTGCCCAATATGGAGGAATTTGAGAAAGTCTGTGAAGGCCAGAAGAACTTCGATAAACCCGCTAATGCTGCTACCATCCTCTCATCTTTGCTCTGGACACCTGAGGATGCAATTAAATTGCACGAGAGATTGAAATTGTCAGCATTTGAGCGTGATCTCATTTTTTACATTAGTCAGAACCGAGAGAATACCCGGAACATTCAGGAGATtct GCATTTCCAGAAGATGTGCTTCCAGACTACAGGGAAGAAAAGTGATTTGAGGAGCTTCATTGAGCAACTTCTAATCTATCACAACAGGAGAGATTTGTATAAGATTTTAGCAGCTTGGGAAATTCCGCAGTTTCCAGTGAGTGGGATTCAGTTGAGGGACCAAGGATGTCCAGCAGGGAAATCCATGGGGAATGTGATGAATGCCCTTAGGGAAATCTGGGCTCAAGATGAATTCAAGGCAACAGCAGAAGATCTACTGAAGCATGTGCCGGATATTCTTGAGAAGATGAAAGGCAATGGATCTcctcgagcagtaaaaaagcaaaaagtctaa